The following proteins come from a genomic window of Dermacentor albipictus isolate Rhodes 1998 colony chromosome 8, USDA_Dalb.pri_finalv2, whole genome shotgun sequence:
- the LOC135913741 gene encoding uncharacterized protein, translating into MEHYRQTWTSLHNELQQSLKDEADERRKVAIKQMNLEIEKRRMEAETAASSEYKLVAEQEMKKNIHGLKALQIADVATVDALKPLSSDKATAESDARRKEEKLLSKILSLELQHCPTSGILSAVYKADGKLIPHHIVTTGRDPCDIADELWKFDEECSTEK; encoded by the exons ATGGAACATTATAGGCAAACATGGACAAGTCTGCATAACG AGCTTCAACAATCACTCAAGGATGAGGCAGATGAACGCAGGAAAGTGGCAATCAAGCAAATGAACTTGGAAATTGAAAAGAGGAGAATGGAGGCTGAAACTGCTGCAAGCAGCGAGTACAAACTGGTTGCCGAGCAGGAGATGAAGAAAAACATCCATGGCTTGAAGGCGCTCCAGATTGCGGACGTTGCGACAGTTGATGCACTGAAGCCTTTGTCTAGTGATAAAGCCACCGCAGAGAGTGATGCACGAAG GAAAGAAGAGAAGCTTCTGTCAAAAATCCTAAGCCTGGAGCTTCAACACTGCCCGACATCAGGGATCCTTTCTGCAG TTTACAAAGCAGATGGCAAGTTAATACCACACCATATTGTCACAACTGGCAGAGACCCATGTGACATTGCCGATGAATTGTGGAAGTTCGATGAAGAGTGCAGTACTGAGAAGTGA